A stretch of Treponema vincentii F0403 DNA encodes these proteins:
- a CDS encoding DUF2188 domain-containing protein — MQITNKQNLPLAFVNAVSTEKHNKDGEYSATTLNKGVKEIILTKRHWDELTDDVADRVWAVWGTAVHALFEAQKDSCFHEERFSIPVLQSAVTGQVDSYDMEKGIINDWKTASVWKVIMSDFEDWKKQGMTYAWLLTQNGLTVNKCRFIALLKDHSKTKAKTDSQYPQSPVFIYEFDVTKAMLAEAEARIFSKVKEIEAAEKMSDDDILPCTASERWADGEKWAVMKIGRKTAVKLFDTQDDANAHAKELGEKHYVEHRPAVSRKCNDYCTCKDFCNFYKQMQEGGTGGAL, encoded by the coding sequence ATGCAGATAACCAATAAACAAAATTTACCGCTCGCATTCGTTAATGCGGTATCAACCGAAAAGCATAACAAAGACGGTGAGTATAGCGCAACGACCCTTAACAAGGGAGTAAAAGAAATCATCTTAACCAAACGACATTGGGACGAGCTTACGGATGATGTAGCGGATCGCGTTTGGGCGGTATGGGGTACCGCGGTTCATGCACTTTTTGAAGCGCAAAAAGACAGCTGCTTCCATGAAGAGCGTTTTAGCATTCCTGTATTACAGAGCGCCGTTACCGGTCAAGTCGATAGTTATGATATGGAAAAAGGAATTATCAACGACTGGAAAACCGCATCGGTATGGAAAGTTATTATGTCGGACTTTGAAGATTGGAAAAAGCAGGGAATGACATACGCATGGCTTTTAACTCAAAACGGACTTACCGTTAATAAGTGTCGTTTTATCGCTTTGTTAAAAGATCACAGTAAAACGAAAGCAAAAACAGACAGTCAATATCCGCAAAGCCCTGTTTTTATCTATGAGTTTGACGTAACAAAAGCAATGCTTGCAGAAGCCGAAGCGAGAATTTTTTCAAAAGTAAAAGAAATAGAAGCCGCGGAGAAAATGAGCGACGATGACATTTTGCCCTGTACAGCGTCTGAACGTTGGGCAGACGGTGAAAAATGGGCGGTTATGAAAATCGGCAGGAAAACAGCGGTTAAACTTTTTGACACACAAGATGATGCGAACGCGCACGCTAAAGAGCTCGGCGAAAAACATTACGTAGAGCACCGCCCCGCGGTCAGCAGAAAATGCAATGATTATTGTACATGTAAAGACTTTTGCAATTTCTATAAACAAATGCAAGAGGGCGGTACAGGGGGCGCGCTATGA
- a CDS encoding RsmE family RNA methyltransferase, producing the protein MKQFIIEREPDANGMLSLSGKDFVYLIKVRRMREGDALHALLPQSGAAEMVIDSINTVKKELRLRRQTAPLGASRTAPAAELILLQWVLKGSKTDTIIRQATEAGIRAVLPVIGEFSVAKKQNPAQLERFRRIIKEARQQSGSPVDTAVTEPAPLAAVLNTLKALIPDAGTVFAMCSENSEASIGFHQLLAAKPSRIVLAIGAEGGISPAEAAVLRGAAFQTVHFKTNVLRAETAALYAIAAAQTIINEADQWQLPV; encoded by the coding sequence ATGAAGCAATTTATTATCGAACGCGAACCGGATGCTAACGGTATGCTCAGTTTGAGCGGCAAGGATTTTGTCTATTTGATAAAAGTACGGCGTATGCGGGAAGGCGATGCACTGCATGCTCTGCTGCCGCAAAGCGGTGCTGCCGAAATGGTAATCGATTCGATAAACACCGTAAAAAAAGAACTGCGGTTAAGACGGCAGACAGCACCGCTCGGCGCGTCAAGAACAGCACCGGCGGCCGAACTTATCTTATTGCAGTGGGTGCTCAAAGGTTCCAAAACCGACACGATTATCCGGCAGGCAACGGAAGCCGGTATCCGCGCCGTGCTGCCGGTGATTGGAGAGTTTTCCGTTGCAAAAAAGCAAAATCCCGCGCAGCTTGAACGGTTCCGGCGCATCATCAAAGAGGCGCGGCAGCAATCCGGTTCTCCGGTGGATACCGCCGTTACGGAACCCGCTCCGCTTGCCGCGGTGCTCAACACCTTAAAAGCGCTTATACCGGACGCCGGCACCGTGTTCGCTATGTGCAGCGAAAACTCCGAAGCTTCCATCGGTTTTCACCAACTGCTCGCCGCCAAACCTTCCCGCATTGTGCTGGCAATCGGAGCGGAAGGGGGCATAAGCCCTGCGGAAGCGGCGGTACTCCGCGGGGCGGCATTTCAAACAGTTCATTTTAAGACAAATGTCTTACGCGCGGAAACCGCTGCACTGTATGCAATCGCGGCGGCGCAAACTATTATAAACGAGGCTGACCAATGGCAATTACCCGTATAA
- a CDS encoding exo-beta-N-acetylmuramidase NamZ family protein — translation MKQTSVQYTLDTLDTLVKITRCRLQRIKTMGLLFFLLCVACGNAAAETRLKLGIERLPEYREVFAGKRVGLITNQTGIDAEGTPSAVLLSRAAQLTVLFSPEHGIQGNEREGASIGHSTDPRTGLPVYSLYGNTKRPTPEMLKDIDVLCFDIQDVGARFYTYISTMAYSMEECARHKKRFVVFDRPNPIGGSVEGNMLELEYRSFTGYFPIVQRHGMTVGELALLFNTEYGIRCDLTVIPMEGWNRTAYFDELPLIWVPPSPNIPSAQTALVYAGVCLFEGTNLSVGRGTAMPFQYLGAPYIDAYRLAEQLNRLDLDGVRFLPAFFTPTLSLYAGKLCGGVQIAVTDPHSFAPVKTAIAMFYELKHLYPNEFTINNAGEKYCGLHLLTGCTQLTDSSQTAQDYFTRIEKESAQFSNIRKKYLLY, via the coding sequence ATGAAACAGACATCCGTACAATACACTCTTGATACCCTTGATACTCTTGTAAAAATAACTCGCTGCCGCCTGCAACGGATAAAAACGATGGGGCTGCTGTTCTTCCTGTTGTGCGTTGCGTGCGGAAATGCCGCGGCGGAGACCCGTTTGAAATTGGGAATTGAGCGGCTGCCTGAGTACCGCGAAGTTTTTGCCGGAAAACGGGTCGGCCTGATTACCAATCAAACAGGCATCGATGCCGAGGGAACGCCGTCCGCGGTACTATTGAGCAGGGCGGCGCAACTGACGGTGCTTTTTTCACCGGAGCATGGCATACAGGGCAATGAGCGGGAAGGCGCTTCTATCGGGCACAGTACCGACCCGCGCACGGGGCTGCCGGTATACAGTCTATACGGAAATACCAAGCGCCCGACGCCGGAGATGCTGAAAGATATCGATGTGCTCTGCTTTGATATTCAGGATGTCGGCGCCCGGTTTTATACCTATATTTCTACCATGGCATACTCGATGGAAGAATGTGCCCGGCATAAAAAACGCTTTGTCGTGTTCGACCGGCCGAATCCGATCGGCGGCTCCGTCGAAGGGAATATGCTGGAGCTTGAGTACCGCTCGTTTACGGGATATTTTCCCATTGTGCAGCGGCACGGTATGACGGTCGGGGAACTTGCTCTTCTCTTCAACACCGAATACGGCATCCGCTGCGATTTAACGGTCATCCCGATGGAAGGATGGAATAGAACCGCTTATTTTGACGAGCTGCCTTTGATATGGGTGCCGCCGTCTCCCAACATTCCGTCAGCTCAAACCGCGCTCGTCTATGCGGGTGTCTGTTTGTTTGAAGGGACAAATCTTTCAGTGGGAAGGGGAACGGCGATGCCGTTTCAGTATCTTGGGGCTCCCTATATCGATGCCTACCGTCTAGCCGAGCAGCTGAACAGGTTGGACTTGGACGGGGTTCGCTTTTTGCCCGCCTTTTTTACCCCGACGCTTTCACTCTATGCGGGAAAGCTGTGCGGAGGCGTACAGATTGCCGTTACCGACCCCCACAGTTTTGCGCCCGTTAAAACGGCAATCGCCATGTTTTATGAGCTCAAACACCTATATCCGAACGAATTTACGATAAACAATGCAGGCGAAAAATACTGCGGTCTGCATTTATTAACAGGTTGTACACAGCTCACCGATTCCTCACAAACCGCACAGGATTATTTTACCCGAATTGAGAAAGAGAGCGCTCAATTCAGCAATATACGCAAGAAATATCTATTATACTGA
- a CDS encoding DUF2715 domain-containing protein yields MKYITVFEKTSFLSFMVPIGLELKYYFTRDFGISITGMWSWGIGALITASEIPAANASEFFLLASMVHPTSTNFSIKIGPTVRIPGQKGLGEKIRALQNRR; encoded by the coding sequence TTGAAATACATTACCGTATTTGAAAAAACTTCGTTTCTTTCTTTTATGGTTCCGATAGGGCTGGAACTTAAATACTATTTTACACGCGATTTCGGTATCAGTATTACCGGTATGTGGTCATGGGGGATAGGGGCTTTGATTACGGCTTCCGAAATACCCGCTGCTAATGCTTCCGAATTCTTTCTGCTGGCATCGATGGTTCATCCTACAAGCACTAATTTTTCGATAAAAATCGGTCCGACAGTCAGAATACCCGGGCAAAAAGGCTTAGGCGAAAAAATCCGTGCATTGCAAAATAGAAGATGA
- the mtnK gene encoding S-methyl-5-thioribose kinase — MKEHSLLDTETVKTYLVERRRLFAPDEPLDAEEIGDGNINYVFRVRSRTSGKSIIVKQADRLLRSSGRPLDITRSKREAEALRIYAALTPQFIPHFYAYDDGMSAICMEDISYCGNLRKELMAGRLLPVSFAENAASFLADAVFPTSGLFLPPEEKKARVKAFINPELCAISEALVFSEPYCNGKNRNRITPGNESFVKKTLYTDEALKAEVASLRETFMNKAEALIHGDLHTGSIFIGKSIDSSNSLGSNSANEHCMKIIDPEFAFYGPIGYDLGNIIANLYCAWMYAAFIRGANAFTERIAAAIEALPQLFTAKALKRCKTVPLSDPLYNEKYIRRRLAEMVADAYGFAGTEMIRRTVGDTKTAEFDAMGSDARRITMERIVIQTASTLIKQRRRAGIGARTAEYFRASLKTRLDF; from the coding sequence ATGAAAGAGCATTCCTTACTGGATACCGAAACCGTAAAGACCTACCTTGTTGAACGGCGCCGGCTGTTTGCCCCGGATGAACCGCTCGATGCGGAGGAGATCGGAGACGGGAATATCAACTATGTATTCCGTGTGCGTTCCCGTACAAGCGGAAAGAGTATTATTGTAAAGCAGGCGGATAGGCTGCTCCGCTCATCGGGGCGTCCGCTCGACATTACCCGCAGCAAAAGAGAAGCGGAAGCGCTCCGTATCTATGCAGCTCTTACGCCGCAGTTCATACCTCACTTTTATGCTTACGACGATGGGATGAGCGCTATCTGCATGGAAGATATTTCCTATTGCGGCAATTTGCGGAAAGAATTGATGGCAGGCCGGTTACTTCCGGTATCTTTTGCGGAAAATGCCGCTTCTTTTTTAGCCGATGCGGTTTTTCCGACAAGCGGCCTTTTTTTGCCGCCGGAGGAAAAGAAGGCGCGGGTAAAAGCGTTTATCAACCCCGAACTGTGCGCAATTTCCGAAGCACTGGTGTTTTCCGAACCGTACTGCAACGGCAAAAACCGTAACCGTATCACCCCCGGAAACGAATCCTTTGTCAAAAAGACTCTTTACACCGACGAAGCGCTTAAAGCAGAGGTCGCTTCGCTGCGGGAAACGTTTATGAATAAGGCGGAAGCGCTCATCCACGGGGATTTACACACCGGCTCGATTTTTATCGGCAAGAGCATTGACAGCAGCAATAGTCTCGGCAGTAATAGCGCAAATGAGCATTGCATGAAGATTATCGATCCCGAATTTGCCTTTTACGGCCCAATCGGCTACGACCTCGGCAATATCATTGCAAACCTTTATTGCGCATGGATGTATGCCGCTTTCATCCGCGGCGCCAATGCCTTTACCGAGCGGATAGCCGCCGCGATCGAAGCTCTGCCGCAGCTTTTTACCGCCAAAGCATTAAAACGGTGCAAGACCGTGCCGTTGAGCGACCCGCTCTACAACGAGAAGTATATCCGGCGGCGGCTGGCTGAAATGGTTGCCGATGCCTACGGCTTTGCAGGTACCGAAATGATCCGCCGTACAGTCGGCGACACCAAAACCGCCGAATTTGACGCAATGGGTTCGGATGCGCGGCGGATTACTATGGAACGCATTGTAATACAAACCGCCAGCACACTAATCAAACAGCGGCGGCGAGCAGGCATCGGAGCGCGTACGGCCGAATACTTTAGAGCATCGCTAAAAACTCGGCTGGATTTTTAG
- a CDS encoding WecB/TagA/CpsF family glycosyltransferase, with protein sequence MAITRINLLTIPIDILPDEDIEQTVMDMLSKEEPQQIVFITIWDLLRARRDAEFRAMLEQAALCLPLSKSLLKAAHFLKLPVPIRRDSFDMIIRILNIIDSHFKSLYLLGGRAQNLLDAERNVHATFPGIGIVGRFNGFYRKSMEPDIILSIVKAHPALLIAGNGIPGGVRWIYRNKAKLPASIFIHNNDIIDIFAKRKKRTSDAAFRKGHEFWPQLLRNPFKVFYIFRYALFLLIVLFYRLFRT encoded by the coding sequence ATGGCAATTACCCGTATAAATCTCTTGACAATTCCCATCGATATTCTCCCTGATGAAGATATTGAACAAACCGTAATGGATATGTTGAGCAAAGAAGAACCTCAGCAGATTGTGTTTATTACAATCTGGGATTTGCTGAGGGCGCGCCGCGATGCGGAGTTCCGTGCAATGCTGGAACAAGCAGCGCTCTGTCTTCCGCTTTCCAAAAGTTTGTTAAAAGCGGCGCACTTCCTTAAACTGCCGGTACCGATCAGGCGGGACTCTTTCGATATGATTATCAGGATTCTGAACATCATCGATTCGCACTTCAAATCGCTCTATTTACTGGGCGGACGGGCGCAAAACCTCCTCGATGCCGAACGCAATGTACATGCAACCTTTCCGGGTATCGGAATTGTCGGCCGCTTTAACGGATTTTACCGCAAGAGTATGGAACCCGACATAATCCTTTCGATTGTCAAAGCTCATCCCGCCCTGCTGATTGCCGGAAACGGTATTCCCGGCGGCGTTCGATGGATTTATCGGAACAAAGCAAAATTACCCGCAAGTATTTTTATCCACAACAATGACATCATCGATATCTTTGCAAAACGTAAAAAACGTACTTCCGATGCGGCGTTTAGAAAAGGCCATGAGTTTTGGCCGCAGCTGCTGCGCAACCCTTTTAAAGTGTTCTATATATTCCGCTATGCCCTCTTTTTGCTGATCGTGCTGTTCTACCGGCTCTTTAGAACATAA
- a CDS encoding sporulation protein Cse60, translated as MSYVKKVRIFTADRAKVLEQSINSFILKEMERGFYIIDIQYQAACTRHDHAVYSCMVFYSEPVEEW; from the coding sequence ATGAGCTACGTTAAAAAGGTTCGAATTTTTACAGCAGATAGAGCAAAAGTGCTAGAGCAATCAATCAATAGCTTCATTTTAAAAGAGATGGAAAGGGGCTTTTACATTATCGACATTCAATATCAAGCAGCGTGTACACGGCATGATCACGCTGTCTATTCCTGCATGGTGTTCTACAGCGAACCTGTAGAGGAATGGTAG
- a CDS encoding single-stranded DNA-binding protein — MNNVNSVALIGRLVKDADIKYLQSGTAVVNFNLAVNESVKNGNSWSQRASFFDVVFYGRQGEGLSRYLDKGKQVAITGTLQQQRWQKDGQTKSKIVIIAKTIQLLGSARDGNMGGMVSTPPAGEDDYECIPF; from the coding sequence ATGAACAATGTTAATTCTGTTGCGCTTATCGGGCGCTTGGTGAAAGATGCCGACATCAAATATTTGCAAAGCGGTACAGCGGTTGTGAATTTTAACCTTGCGGTAAATGAAAGCGTCAAAAACGGTAACTCATGGAGCCAAAGAGCGAGTTTTTTTGACGTAGTATTTTATGGACGACAGGGAGAGGGTTTGAGTCGCTATCTGGATAAGGGTAAGCAGGTTGCTATTACCGGTACACTACAACAACAGCGCTGGCAAAAAGACGGGCAGACAAAAAGCAAGATTGTTATCATTGCAAAAACAATCCAGCTTCTTGGAAGTGCCCGCGATGGCAATATGGGCGGTATGGTAAGCACTCCGCCCGCCGGTGAAGATGATTACGAGTGCATACCGTTTTAG
- a CDS encoding S41 family peptidase: MKPRKIWIITCLFSVILISTASYAPSIFAQSQQDQGQSTIPYMQYLQYLNEALQRYYVDEVNPEVLFQGAAEGMLNALKDPYTMYIDNSSLTGVGLQDTTTGYFGGIGITFTKPTASTAERPSYIEVVSALEGTPAWKAGIQADDLITEIEGESTVEMTQADVVAKLRGKIGSSVTVTVRRGKNMEFPAKLVRARIEVPTIKSMKLTSDIGYIRLIEFNPNSCRRIREAMEEMQAEGVTKLVLDLRNNPGGLITAAVDTASLFIKEGVIVSTKSRIPQQNLEFNTNVLVDAEFANVPLVVLINKGSASASEILAGALKDYKRAYLVGETSYGKGSVQQIFDLTQKDSFKMTISRYYTPSDANIDKIGIKPDKEVLLFPALSADDEKNLEKLFKDEKLADFVKNNKDLTATQITRYAETLAKEYSLNKELLRILIRQEYNRTHTAPAADIEYDAPLQEAVKILKSGTLPQLLKNSKTVRQMQEEAAAEESAAEAKKAS; encoded by the coding sequence ATGAAACCTCGAAAAATTTGGATAATTACTTGTTTATTCTCCGTTATTCTCATTTCTACCGCATCGTATGCGCCGTCGATCTTTGCTCAATCACAGCAGGATCAGGGGCAAAGTACGATACCGTATATGCAATACCTGCAATACTTAAATGAAGCGCTTCAGCGTTATTATGTTGATGAAGTAAATCCGGAAGTGCTCTTTCAGGGTGCGGCGGAAGGAATGCTTAACGCACTTAAAGATCCGTATACTATGTATATCGACAACTCCAGCTTGACCGGCGTCGGGCTGCAGGATACGACAACCGGCTACTTTGGCGGAATAGGCATTACGTTTACAAAGCCGACCGCTTCAACCGCAGAACGTCCGTCCTATATTGAAGTTGTCTCCGCCCTCGAAGGAACCCCTGCGTGGAAAGCCGGTATTCAAGCAGACGACCTTATTACCGAGATAGAAGGTGAATCCACCGTCGAGATGACACAGGCGGATGTCGTTGCAAAGCTTCGGGGAAAAATCGGCTCTTCCGTGACGGTAACCGTCCGGCGCGGAAAGAATATGGAGTTTCCCGCTAAGCTGGTGCGGGCACGGATTGAAGTACCGACCATTAAATCTATGAAGCTGACGAGCGATATCGGTTATATCCGCTTAATAGAGTTTAACCCCAACAGTTGTCGCCGTATACGGGAAGCGATGGAAGAAATGCAAGCGGAAGGGGTAACCAAATTGGTGCTTGACCTACGGAATAATCCGGGCGGACTTATCACCGCAGCGGTCGATACGGCAAGTCTTTTTATCAAAGAAGGGGTGATCGTTTCTACAAAATCGCGGATTCCGCAGCAGAATCTTGAGTTTAACACAAACGTATTGGTAGATGCGGAATTTGCGAACGTGCCGCTCGTCGTACTTATCAATAAAGGTTCGGCCAGCGCTTCGGAGATATTGGCTGGAGCGTTAAAGGATTATAAGCGCGCATACCTCGTCGGAGAAACCAGCTACGGGAAAGGTTCCGTACAGCAGATATTCGATTTAACGCAAAAAGATTCCTTTAAGATGACTATTTCGCGCTACTACACGCCGAGCGATGCGAATATCGACAAGATCGGTATTAAACCGGACAAAGAAGTGCTGTTGTTCCCGGCGTTATCGGCGGATGATGAAAAGAACCTTGAAAAACTTTTCAAAGATGAAAAGCTTGCCGATTTTGTAAAGAACAACAAGGATTTAACTGCCACGCAGATTACCCGTTATGCGGAAACGCTTGCAAAAGAATATTCCCTTAACAAAGAATTACTCCGTATACTAATCCGGCAGGAATATAATAGAACGCACACCGCTCCGGCGGCCGATATCGAATACGATGCGCCGCTGCAGGAGGCTGTTAAAATCCTCAAGAGCGGAACCTTGCCGCAACTGCTCAAAAACAGCAAAACCGTGCGCCAAATGCAGGAAGAAGCGGCTGCGGAAGAATCCGCCGCCGAGGCGAAGAAAGCATCCTAA
- a CDS encoding extracellular solute-binding protein, with product MNRRFKTIGCAFLCIVFILYSLIALAACRNKQETVLHLYNWTYYTPDSVIQAFEKKYGVKVVYDDFASNEDMFAKLMAGSKGYDLVVPSADYVSIMIKLNMLEPIDISKIPNIRYLRPEVLSRIDYDPQMQFSVPYYMGAAGIAVNTKEVGDYERSWNIFERKDLKNRMTMMDDMREVMGAALGVLGYEPNSTNPEELEQAYRLIQNGWKPNLVKFDADGFAKSFASGDFLVVHGYAEAVFAELQDDQAQYVDFFIPSGIHSPLYIDSFCIPKGAPHPELAHAFINFMLDPAIYAEFLDTFGFPSSIHTEAGNYQKKQPHYTLDDLKDCVLKKDLGVNLELYNSYWQRIRFTP from the coding sequence ATGAATCGCCGTTTTAAAACTATCGGATGCGCTTTTTTATGCATCGTATTCATTCTCTATAGTCTTATTGCTCTTGCCGCATGCCGCAATAAGCAAGAAACGGTTCTCCATTTGTATAATTGGACGTACTACACTCCCGATTCCGTTATCCAAGCCTTTGAAAAAAAATACGGCGTCAAAGTTGTTTACGACGATTTTGCTTCCAACGAAGATATGTTTGCCAAACTCATGGCCGGTTCAAAAGGCTACGACTTGGTTGTTCCTTCGGCAGACTATGTTTCCATTATGATCAAACTGAACATGCTCGAACCTATCGACATCTCCAAAATTCCGAACATCCGCTATCTACGCCCCGAAGTACTCAGCCGAATCGACTACGATCCTCAGATGCAATTTTCGGTGCCGTATTATATGGGCGCTGCGGGTATTGCGGTAAATACCAAAGAAGTAGGCGACTATGAGCGGAGCTGGAATATCTTTGAGCGGAAAGATTTAAAAAACAGAATGACGATGATGGATGATATGAGGGAGGTGATGGGTGCTGCATTGGGTGTCTTAGGCTATGAGCCTAACAGTACCAATCCCGAAGAACTGGAACAGGCATATCGGTTAATCCAAAACGGCTGGAAGCCCAATCTCGTAAAATTTGATGCGGACGGGTTTGCTAAGTCTTTTGCATCGGGGGATTTTCTCGTGGTGCACGGCTATGCGGAGGCGGTATTTGCGGAGCTGCAGGACGATCAGGCTCAATATGTCGATTTCTTTATTCCGTCCGGCATTCACTCTCCGCTGTACATCGACAGCTTCTGTATTCCCAAAGGCGCCCCGCATCCGGAGCTCGCGCACGCCTTTATCAACTTTATGCTCGACCCTGCAATCTATGCCGAATTTTTAGATACGTTCGGCTTTCCGTCTTCCATTCACACGGAGGCGGGGAACTATCAAAAGAAGCAACCGCACTACACGCTCGACGATCTGAAAGATTGCGTTCTTAAAAAAGACCTCGGCGTAAACTTGGAGCTGTATAACAGTTATTGGCAGCGCATCCGCTTTACGCCGTAG
- a CDS encoding ATP-binding protein — translation MNTPHKLPVGIQSFKDLREKHFLYVDKTAYIAQLSQASKVFFLSRPRRFGKSLFLSTLAAYFLGQKELFKGLYLEKAEEEQAVREGRTAWEEYPVLYLDFNTENYNDTQSMHSILHTHLNGWEKQYGADNAEQTFPSRFKGLIERAYKQAGKQVVILVDEYDKPLLQTMGVNEELNEQYRNTLKAFYSVIKTCDEYIRFAFLTGVTKFSKISIFSDLNNLQDISLEKQYAGICGMAETELKDNFQPEIQVLADEQKLSYDQTLAALKQWYDGYCFYPGSDGMYNPFSLLNAFVKQRFGSYWFSTGTPTFLVNFLREAHYFIPDLDGHVELTESGLETYRAVGRDALPILFQAGYLTIKEYISDLRLYRLGFPNDEVRYGFLENLMPAYSDIPFGQTGVSVGRFVQDIRNGKVESFMERMRSIIAGIPYDISEGNRTIRIAMDGGCSTQQRCFGSAETRSQNYTRTYSFDDSTGRSDCIVQTADSIYIFEFKLTGSGTAEDAINQIKENGYAAKYKAEGKKIVLIGASFDEQARTIKEWTVANS, via the coding sequence ATGAACACACCACACAAACTGCCTGTCGGCATACAGAGCTTTAAAGATTTACGGGAAAAGCATTTTTTATACGTTGATAAAACCGCATATATCGCGCAGCTTAGCCAAGCGAGTAAAGTCTTTTTCTTAAGCCGCCCGCGTCGGTTTGGGAAGAGCCTGTTTCTTTCAACCTTAGCAGCGTATTTTTTAGGACAAAAAGAGCTGTTTAAGGGGCTGTACCTTGAAAAAGCGGAAGAAGAGCAAGCCGTACGGGAAGGTAGAACTGCATGGGAAGAATATCCGGTGCTGTATCTGGATTTTAACACGGAAAATTATAATGATACACAAAGTATGCATAGTATTCTTCATACTCACCTAAACGGATGGGAAAAACAATATGGAGCAGACAATGCAGAACAAACATTTCCCAGCCGTTTTAAGGGACTTATCGAACGGGCTTACAAGCAAGCCGGTAAGCAGGTAGTCATTCTGGTAGACGAATACGACAAGCCCTTGCTGCAAACAATGGGGGTGAATGAGGAATTAAACGAACAATACCGCAATACGCTTAAAGCGTTTTATTCTGTAATCAAAACCTGCGACGAATATATCCGCTTTGCCTTTTTAACCGGAGTAACCAAGTTTAGTAAGATCAGTATTTTCAGCGACTTGAATAACTTACAGGATATATCACTGGAAAAACAGTATGCCGGTATCTGCGGTATGGCGGAAACAGAACTGAAAGATAATTTCCAGCCGGAAATTCAAGTCCTTGCCGATGAACAAAAACTATCGTATGATCAAACGCTTGCAGCCTTAAAGCAATGGTACGACGGATATTGCTTTTATCCCGGAAGCGATGGCATGTATAATCCATTCAGTCTATTAAATGCCTTTGTAAAGCAGCGGTTCGGCAGTTACTGGTTCAGTACGGGCACACCGACATTTTTAGTTAACTTCTTAAGAGAGGCACACTACTTTATCCCGGACTTGGATGGGCATGTAGAACTTACTGAATCAGGTTTGGAAACGTATCGGGCTGTAGGGCGGGATGCCTTACCTATTTTGTTTCAAGCAGGGTACTTAACGATAAAAGAGTATATAAGCGATCTGCGGCTGTATCGGCTTGGGTTTCCGAATGACGAAGTACGGTACGGCTTTTTAGAGAATCTGATGCCTGCATACTCCGACATACCATTCGGCCAAACAGGGGTGTCTGTAGGCCGGTTTGTACAAGATATCCGCAATGGCAAAGTGGAATCTTTTATGGAACGGATGCGGTCAATCATAGCAGGTATACCGTATGATATTAGCGAAGGAAACCGCACAATCAGAATCGCCATGGATGGCGGTTGTTCCACGCAGCAGCGATGTTTCGGCTCCGCCGAAACTCGTAGTCAAAACTATACACGGACGTATAGTTTTGACGATTCTACCGGACGCTCCGACTGTATAGTGCAAACAGCCGATAGCATCTACATTTTCGAGTTTAAGCTGACCGGCAGCGGCACTGCGGAAGATGCAATCAATCAGATAAAAGAGAATGGCTACGCTGCGAAGTACAAAGCAGAAGGGAAAAAGATAGTGCTGATCGGTGCGAGTTTTGACGAACAGGCGAGGACAATTAAAGAGTGGACGGTGGCTAATTCATAA